Proteins from one Salarias fasciatus chromosome 14, fSalaFa1.1, whole genome shotgun sequence genomic window:
- the relb gene encoding transcription factor RelB isoform X2, translating into MRRAACAARQMASAQSSRGASSSSSSSCAGPSLRGRGSPCLMSSKLPGCVPSDSLSDSDVLDRVLEKPRLVVVEEPKDRGMRFRYECEGRSAGSILGATSTDSSKTQPAIEIQGSIEHIKKVTVTVSLVTKDLPHRPHPHCLVGKDCPAESGICVVSFNPNSSRRHSFANLGIQCVKRKDLDLSLQKRRSQNIDPFQTGHTKGIEDIDMNAVRLCFQCELEWDDGRSDSLSPVVSKPIYDKKATTTSQLKISLLNQYSGSCHGRTEVFMLCDKVQKDDIEILFRHGSWKANGEFSQTDVHRQIAIVFKTPPYQDQDISEGVEVSVVLRRISDQMESEPVKFTYLPQNIDPYEVKRKRATIKSDISFKDKPCVVEERLQPPLPAAPAVEEMNYCEAQDANGDDELALLRLMELPEFWDSSPNPVNPSSVLAPFGFNQPPDAGSAFPAPNMNLNQNFNSFAPDFSHYLDVDFNMLQNAIQYLQDTEGQQLEDSMLQVKMEEEQ; encoded by the exons ATGCGGCGGGCGGCGTGCGCCGCGAGGCAGATGGCGTCGGCTCAATCCTCCAgaggagcctcctcctcctcctcctcctcctgcgccgGTCCCTCGCTGCGTGGCCGCGGATCTCCCTGTCTGATGTCCTCGAAGCTCCCCGGCTGCGTCCCGTCCGACAGCCTGAGCGACAGCGACGTGCTGGACCGCGTGCTGGAGAAGCCGcggctggtggtggtggaggagcccAAAGACAGGGGCATGAGGTTCCGCTACGAGTGCGAGGGCCGCTCGGCCGGCAGCATCCTGGGAGCCACCAGCACCGACTCCAGCAAGACCCAGCCTGCCATCGAG atccAGGGCTCCATCGAGCACATCAAGAAGGTCACGGTCACCGTCTCCCTGGTGACCAAAGACCTCCCGCACCGGCCGCACCCGCACTGCCTTGTGGGTAAAGACTGTCCGGCTGAATCGGGGATCTGCGTGGTCTCATTCAACCCAAACAGCAGCCGACGTCACAG CTTTGCTAACCTCGGTAttcagtgtgtgaagaggaAAGATCTGGACCTCTCGCTACAGAAGAGGAGAAGCCAAAACATCGACCCCTTTCAGA CCGGCCACACGAAGGGGATCGAGGACATCGACATGAATGCGGTGCGCCTGTGTTTCCAGTGCGAACTGGAGTGGGACGACGGCAGAAGCGACTCTCTGAGCCCCGTGGTGTCAAAACCCATCTATGACAAGA agGCCACGACAACGTCGCAGCTGAAGATCAGCCTCCTGAACCAGTACAGCGGCTCCTGCCATGGGAGGACAGAGGTTTTCATGCTGTGTGACAAAGTGCAGAAAG ATGACATAGAAATCCTCTTCAGGCACGGCTCATGGAAGGCAAACGGGGAGTTTTCTCAGACGGACGTGCACCGACAGATCGCCATCGTCTTCAAGACGCCGCcgtaccaggaccaggacatctcggagggggtggaggtcagTGTGGTGCTGCGGCGCATCTCGGACCAGATGGAGAGCGAGCCTGTCAAGTTCACGTACCTGCCGCAGAACATCG ATCCGTAtgaggtgaagaggaagagggctACCATAAAGTCAGACATCAGCTTCAAGGACAAGCCCTGCGTCGTAG aggagaggctgcagcccCCGCTGCCCGCTGCTCCCGCCGTGGAGGAGATGAATTACTGTGAAGCCCAGGACGCAAACGGCGACGACGAGCTGGCGCTCCTCAGGCTGATGGAGTTACCAGAGTTTTGGGACTCGTCTCCGAATCCTGTGAACCCGTCGTCCGTGTTGGCGCCGTTCGGCTTCAACCAGCCACCCGACGCCGGCTCTGCCTTCCCCGCCCCCAATATGAACCTCAACCAGAACTTCAATTCATTCGCGCCGGACTTTTCCCATTACCTTGACGTGGATTTCAACATGCTGCAAAACGCGATTCAGTATCTGCAGGACACCGaaggacagcagctggaggacagcatGCTGCAGGTGAAGATGGAAGAGGAGCAATGA
- the relb gene encoding transcription factor RelB isoform X1 produces the protein MKDMDIFNGNSEEPTPISGTLPHFAQPSPSDFHLICEIIAEDNQHFGASLPGPPLPPADLLCHAPLTQNHRSLRQSSPSTSKPVLVARGTACEPNFPGMRRAACAARQMASAQSSRGASSSSSSSCAGPSLRGRGSPCLMSSKLPGCVPSDSLSDSDVLDRVLEKPRLVVVEEPKDRGMRFRYECEGRSAGSILGATSTDSSKTQPAIEIQGSIEHIKKVTVTVSLVTKDLPHRPHPHCLVGKDCPAESGICVVSFNPNSSRRHSFANLGIQCVKRKDLDLSLQKRRSQNIDPFQTGHTKGIEDIDMNAVRLCFQCELEWDDGRSDSLSPVVSKPIYDKKATTTSQLKISLLNQYSGSCHGRTEVFMLCDKVQKDDIEILFRHGSWKANGEFSQTDVHRQIAIVFKTPPYQDQDISEGVEVSVVLRRISDQMESEPVKFTYLPQNIDPYEVKRKRATIKSDISFKDKPCVVEERLQPPLPAAPAVEEMNYCEAQDANGDDELALLRLMELPEFWDSSPNPVNPSSVLAPFGFNQPPDAGSAFPAPNMNLNQNFNSFAPDFSHYLDVDFNMLQNAIQYLQDTEGQQLEDSMLQVKMEEEQ, from the exons ATGAAAGACATGGATATTTTTAATGGCAACTCCG AGGAGCCAACACCCATCTCCGGGACCCTGCCCCACTTCGCTCAGCCAAGCCCCTCAGACTTCC atctgatttgtgaAATTATTGCTGAAGATAATCAGCACTTCGGCGCCTCCCTCCCCGGGCCTCCTCTTCCCCCTGCGGACCTCCTCTGCCACGCGCCGCTCACACAAAACCACAGGAGCCTCCGACAGAGTTCCCCGTCCACCTCCAAACCCGTGCTGGTGGCCCGAGGCACCGCCTGTGAG cCGAACTTCCCCGGGATGCGGCGGGCGGCGTGCGCCGCGAGGCAGATGGCGTCGGCTCAATCCTCCAgaggagcctcctcctcctcctcctcctcctgcgccgGTCCCTCGCTGCGTGGCCGCGGATCTCCCTGTCTGATGTCCTCGAAGCTCCCCGGCTGCGTCCCGTCCGACAGCCTGAGCGACAGCGACGTGCTGGACCGCGTGCTGGAGAAGCCGcggctggtggtggtggaggagcccAAAGACAGGGGCATGAGGTTCCGCTACGAGTGCGAGGGCCGCTCGGCCGGCAGCATCCTGGGAGCCACCAGCACCGACTCCAGCAAGACCCAGCCTGCCATCGAG atccAGGGCTCCATCGAGCACATCAAGAAGGTCACGGTCACCGTCTCCCTGGTGACCAAAGACCTCCCGCACCGGCCGCACCCGCACTGCCTTGTGGGTAAAGACTGTCCGGCTGAATCGGGGATCTGCGTGGTCTCATTCAACCCAAACAGCAGCCGACGTCACAG CTTTGCTAACCTCGGTAttcagtgtgtgaagaggaAAGATCTGGACCTCTCGCTACAGAAGAGGAGAAGCCAAAACATCGACCCCTTTCAGA CCGGCCACACGAAGGGGATCGAGGACATCGACATGAATGCGGTGCGCCTGTGTTTCCAGTGCGAACTGGAGTGGGACGACGGCAGAAGCGACTCTCTGAGCCCCGTGGTGTCAAAACCCATCTATGACAAGA agGCCACGACAACGTCGCAGCTGAAGATCAGCCTCCTGAACCAGTACAGCGGCTCCTGCCATGGGAGGACAGAGGTTTTCATGCTGTGTGACAAAGTGCAGAAAG ATGACATAGAAATCCTCTTCAGGCACGGCTCATGGAAGGCAAACGGGGAGTTTTCTCAGACGGACGTGCACCGACAGATCGCCATCGTCTTCAAGACGCCGCcgtaccaggaccaggacatctcggagggggtggaggtcagTGTGGTGCTGCGGCGCATCTCGGACCAGATGGAGAGCGAGCCTGTCAAGTTCACGTACCTGCCGCAGAACATCG ATCCGTAtgaggtgaagaggaagagggctACCATAAAGTCAGACATCAGCTTCAAGGACAAGCCCTGCGTCGTAG aggagaggctgcagcccCCGCTGCCCGCTGCTCCCGCCGTGGAGGAGATGAATTACTGTGAAGCCCAGGACGCAAACGGCGACGACGAGCTGGCGCTCCTCAGGCTGATGGAGTTACCAGAGTTTTGGGACTCGTCTCCGAATCCTGTGAACCCGTCGTCCGTGTTGGCGCCGTTCGGCTTCAACCAGCCACCCGACGCCGGCTCTGCCTTCCCCGCCCCCAATATGAACCTCAACCAGAACTTCAATTCATTCGCGCCGGACTTTTCCCATTACCTTGACGTGGATTTCAACATGCTGCAAAACGCGATTCAGTATCTGCAGGACACCGaaggacagcagctggaggacagcatGCTGCAGGTGAAGATGGAAGAGGAGCAATGA